A single window of Liolophura sinensis isolate JHLJ2023 chromosome 6, CUHK_Ljap_v2, whole genome shotgun sequence DNA harbors:
- the LOC135468368 gene encoding U1 small nuclear ribonucleoprotein A-like — protein MDIRPNHTIYINNLNEKIKKDELKKSLYAIFSQFGQILDIVALKTLKMRGQAFVVFKDINSAINALKSMQGFPFYDKPMRIQYSKKDSDLISKMKGTFVERPKRKKEDEPAEGKKKKKAQQKAAAAAAAAVTAPVQQVVQPPQQMPTAPAQTVLTTAPATMPEQPPNNILFLTNLPEETNEMMLSMLFNQFPGFKEVRLVPGRHDIAFVEFENEIQSGAAKDTLQGFKITPSNAMKISFAKK, from the exons ATGGATATACGACCAAACCACACCATCTATATCAACAACCTAAATGAAAAGATCAAAAAAGATG AGCTGAAGAAGTCTCTCTATGCAATCTTCTCCCAGTTTGGGCAGATCTTGGATATCGTGGCTCTAAAGACACTTAAAATGAGGGGACAAGCATTTGTTGTATTTAAGGATATAAACAGTGCTATCAATGCTCTCAAGTCCATGCAGGGATTTCCCTTTTATGACAAGCCAATG AGAATCCAGTATTCCAAGAAAGACTCTGATTTGATCTCTAAGATGAAGGGTACATTTGTGGAGAGGCCCAAAAGGAAGAAGGAGGACGAGCCTGCtgaaggaaagaaaaagaagaaagccCAGCAGAA GGCCGCTGCAGCAGCTGCAGCCGCAGTTACCGCTCCAGTGCAGCAGGTGGTTCAGCCCCCTCAACAGATGCCAACAG CTCCTGCCCAGACTGTTTTGACTACTGCACCTGCCACTATGCCAGAACAACCACCCAATAACATCCTATTCCTGACCAACTTGCCAGAGGAAACCAACGAAATGATGTTATCTATGTTGTTTAACCA GTTCCCGGGATTCAAGGAGGTCAGATTGGTTCCTGGTCGACACGATATCGCTTTTGTTGAGTTCGAAAATGAAATACAGTCTGGAGCAGCCAAGGACACATTACAGGGATTTAAAATTACACCTAGCAATGCCATGAAAATATCGTTTGCtaagaaataa
- the LOC135468205 gene encoding transcriptional regulator protein Pur-beta-like isoform X1, giving the protein MSDRESGDEQQQAQGREVESPVNGKTSTGEQELATKVLQIQSKRFYLDVKQNSRGRFIKIAEVASGGRKNRLLLAMSTAAEFRDYLTEFSEHYASLGPPNPDNLPEDGKLKTGIMVKQNRRYYLDLKENQRGRFLKVSQTLRSGGPRSQIAIPAQGMIEFRDALTDLLDEFGTDDQEGQGELPGSQHFRVENKKFFFDVGSNQRGVFLRISECVNLLQVRPSYRTAITIPERCWARFRDMVSEFVDKSQSSREGGQ; this is encoded by the exons AAGTGGAGTCCCCGGTGAATGGCAAAACAA GTACCGGTGAGCAGGAACTTGCCACCAAAGTCCTGCAGATACAGTCCAAGAGATTCTACTTAGATGTCAAGCAGAACAGTAGAGGAAGGTTTATCAAGATTGCAGAG gtTGCATCTGGTGGAAGAAAGAACCGCCTCCTTCTCGCTATGTCCACTGCGGCAGAATTTCGAGACTACCTGACTGAATTTAGTGAACACTATGCATCTCTGG GGCCCCCAAATCCAGATAACCTCCCAGAGGATGGAAAACTTAAAACTGGAATTATGGTCAAACAGAATCGGCGATACTATCTTGACCTCAAGGAAAATCAAAGAGGGCGATTTTTAAAG GTATCACAAACACTTCGCTCAGGTGGTCCTCGAAGTCAAATTGCTATTCCAGCACAAGGCATGATAGAATTTAGAGATGCTCTCACAGACTTGCTGGATGAATTTGGCACAGATGATCAAG AGGGCCAAGGGGAACTACCAGGAAGTCAACATTTTAGAGTAGAAAATAAGAAGTTCTTTTTTGATGTCGGATCAAATCAACGAGGAGTGTTTCTACGTATATCAGAG TGCGTGAATTTGTTACAGGTAAGACCCTCGTACCGTACTGCCATCACCATTCCAGAAAGATGTTGGGCCAGATTTCGTGATATGGTCTCTGAGTTTGTGGACAAATCCCAGAGCTCGAGGGAAGGAGGCCAATAG
- the LOC135468205 gene encoding transcriptional regulator protein Pur-beta-like isoform X2, with protein MSDRESGDEQQQAQGREVESPVNGKTSTGEQELATKVLQIQSKRFYLDVKQNSRGRFIKIAEVASGGRKNRLLLAMSTAAEFRDYLTEFSEHYASLDNLPEDGKLKTGIMVKQNRRYYLDLKENQRGRFLKVSQTLRSGGPRSQIAIPAQGMIEFRDALTDLLDEFGTDDQEGQGELPGSQHFRVENKKFFFDVGSNQRGVFLRISECVNLLQVRPSYRTAITIPERCWARFRDMVSEFVDKSQSSREGGQ; from the exons AAGTGGAGTCCCCGGTGAATGGCAAAACAA GTACCGGTGAGCAGGAACTTGCCACCAAAGTCCTGCAGATACAGTCCAAGAGATTCTACTTAGATGTCAAGCAGAACAGTAGAGGAAGGTTTATCAAGATTGCAGAG gtTGCATCTGGTGGAAGAAAGAACCGCCTCCTTCTCGCTATGTCCACTGCGGCAGAATTTCGAGACTACCTGACTGAATTTAGTGAACACTATGCATCTCTGG ATAACCTCCCAGAGGATGGAAAACTTAAAACTGGAATTATGGTCAAACAGAATCGGCGATACTATCTTGACCTCAAGGAAAATCAAAGAGGGCGATTTTTAAAG GTATCACAAACACTTCGCTCAGGTGGTCCTCGAAGTCAAATTGCTATTCCAGCACAAGGCATGATAGAATTTAGAGATGCTCTCACAGACTTGCTGGATGAATTTGGCACAGATGATCAAG AGGGCCAAGGGGAACTACCAGGAAGTCAACATTTTAGAGTAGAAAATAAGAAGTTCTTTTTTGATGTCGGATCAAATCAACGAGGAGTGTTTCTACGTATATCAGAG TGCGTGAATTTGTTACAGGTAAGACCCTCGTACCGTACTGCCATCACCATTCCAGAAAGATGTTGGGCCAGATTTCGTGATATGGTCTCTGAGTTTGTGGACAAATCCCAGAGCTCGAGGGAAGGAGGCCAATAG
- the LOC135468205 gene encoding transcriptional regulator protein Pur-beta-like isoform X3 — MSDRESGDEQQQAQGREVESPVNGKTSTGEQELATKVLQIQSKRFYLDVKQNSRGRFIKIAEVASGGRKNRLLLAMSTAAEFRDYLTEFSEHYASLGPPNPDNLPEDGKLKTGIMVKQNRRYYLDLKENQRGRFLKVSQTLRSGGPRSQIAIPAQGMIEFRDALTDLLDEFGTDDQEGQGELPGSQHFRVENKKFFFDVGSNQRGVFLRISEVRPSYRTAITIPERCWARFRDMVSEFVDKSQSSREGGQ, encoded by the exons AAGTGGAGTCCCCGGTGAATGGCAAAACAA GTACCGGTGAGCAGGAACTTGCCACCAAAGTCCTGCAGATACAGTCCAAGAGATTCTACTTAGATGTCAAGCAGAACAGTAGAGGAAGGTTTATCAAGATTGCAGAG gtTGCATCTGGTGGAAGAAAGAACCGCCTCCTTCTCGCTATGTCCACTGCGGCAGAATTTCGAGACTACCTGACTGAATTTAGTGAACACTATGCATCTCTGG GGCCCCCAAATCCAGATAACCTCCCAGAGGATGGAAAACTTAAAACTGGAATTATGGTCAAACAGAATCGGCGATACTATCTTGACCTCAAGGAAAATCAAAGAGGGCGATTTTTAAAG GTATCACAAACACTTCGCTCAGGTGGTCCTCGAAGTCAAATTGCTATTCCAGCACAAGGCATGATAGAATTTAGAGATGCTCTCACAGACTTGCTGGATGAATTTGGCACAGATGATCAAG AGGGCCAAGGGGAACTACCAGGAAGTCAACATTTTAGAGTAGAAAATAAGAAGTTCTTTTTTGATGTCGGATCAAATCAACGAGGAGTGTTTCTACGTATATCAGAG GTAAGACCCTCGTACCGTACTGCCATCACCATTCCAGAAAGATGTTGGGCCAGATTTCGTGATATGGTCTCTGAGTTTGTGGACAAATCCCAGAGCTCGAGGGAAGGAGGCCAATAG